A genomic region of Blattabacterium cuenoti contains the following coding sequences:
- a CDS encoding co-chaperone GroES — protein sequence MVEVKIKPLADRVLVQPDPAETKTASGIIIPDTAKEKPQKGTIIAVGQGKKDEPMNLKEGDRVLYGKYSGTELKWEGEEYLIMRESDVIAII from the coding sequence ATGGTGGAAGTAAAGATTAAACCTTTGGCAGATCGTGTTCTTGTGCAACCTGATCCTGCTGAAACAAAAACCGCTTCAGGTATTATTATTCCTGATACAGCAAAAGAAAAACCACAAAAAGGGACTATAATAGCAGTAGGTCAAGGAAAAAAAGATGAACCTATGAATCTAAAAGAAGGGGATCGAGTTTTGTACGGTAAATATTCTGGAACAGAATTAAAATGGGAAGGAGAAGAATATCTTATTATGCGAGAATCTGATGTTATAGCTATCATATGA
- the groL gene encoding chaperonin GroEL (60 kDa chaperone family; promotes refolding of misfolded polypeptides especially under stressful conditions; forms two stacked rings of heptamers to form a barrel-shaped 14mer; ends can be capped by GroES; misfolded proteins enter the barrel where they are refolded when GroES binds) codes for MAKDIKFDIEARDKLKKGVDALANAVKVTLGPKGRNVVLQKSFGGPQVTKDGVTVAKEIELEDSIENLGAQMVKEVASKTNDVAGDGTTTATVLAQAIVREGLKNVAAGANPMDLKRGIDKALEVVILDLKRQSREVGGNTEKIKQVASISANNDEKTGALIADAFEKVGKEGVITVEEAKGTDTSVDVVEGMQFDRGYQSPYFVTNTEKMITEFDQPQILLSDKKIAAMKDLLPILEPVAQSGKPLLIISEEVEGEALATLVVNKIRGTLKVAAIKAPGFGDRRKAMLEDIAILTGGSVISEETGSKLEDVKLNMLGKAERVIIDKDNTTIVNGGGNKKDIRARVDQIKSQIESTTSDYDKEKLQERLAKLAGGVAVLYVGAASEVEMKEKKDRVDDALNATRAAVEEGIVAGGGVALVRAIKSLDHTTGDNSDQDTGIQIVRRSLEEPLRQIVANAGGEGSVVVAKVAEGKGDFGYDAKIGEYKNMIEEGIIDPTKVARVALENAASVSGMLLTTECVVTEIKKDESSVTPPMPGAGGGGMGGMM; via the coding sequence ATGGCAAAAGATATTAAATTTGATATTGAAGCGAGAGATAAATTAAAAAAAGGAGTAGATGCATTGGCGAATGCAGTTAAGGTCACTTTAGGTCCAAAAGGTCGTAACGTTGTGTTACAAAAATCCTTTGGAGGCCCTCAAGTAACTAAAGATGGAGTTACTGTAGCTAAAGAAATAGAATTGGAAGATTCTATAGAAAATCTTGGAGCGCAAATGGTGAAAGAAGTAGCTTCTAAAACTAATGATGTAGCTGGAGATGGAACTACTACTGCTACTGTGTTGGCTCAGGCTATTGTTAGGGAAGGATTAAAAAATGTGGCAGCTGGAGCAAATCCTATGGATTTGAAAAGAGGAATAGATAAAGCTTTAGAAGTAGTAATTTTAGACTTAAAAAGACAATCTAGAGAAGTTGGAGGAAATACAGAAAAAATAAAACAAGTAGCTTCTATTTCTGCAAATAATGATGAAAAAACTGGAGCTTTGATCGCCGATGCTTTTGAAAAAGTGGGAAAAGAAGGAGTTATTACGGTTGAAGAAGCAAAAGGAACAGATACATCTGTAGATGTAGTTGAAGGGATGCAATTTGATAGAGGATATCAGTCTCCATATTTTGTGACCAATACTGAGAAAATGATAACAGAATTTGATCAACCTCAAATTTTATTATCTGATAAAAAAATAGCAGCAATGAAAGATTTGTTGCCTATATTAGAACCTGTCGCTCAATCCGGTAAACCTTTATTAATTATTTCTGAAGAAGTAGAAGGAGAAGCTTTAGCTACATTAGTAGTTAATAAAATACGAGGTACTTTAAAAGTTGCAGCTATTAAAGCTCCTGGTTTTGGAGATAGAAGAAAAGCAATGTTAGAAGATATTGCTATCTTGACAGGAGGTTCCGTTATCTCTGAGGAAACAGGAAGTAAATTAGAGGATGTTAAATTAAATATGCTAGGAAAAGCAGAAAGAGTTATTATAGATAAAGATAATACTACTATAGTCAATGGAGGTGGAAATAAAAAAGATATAAGAGCACGTGTAGATCAAATTAAATCTCAAATAGAATCTACAACATCCGATTATGATAAGGAGAAGCTACAAGAACGTCTTGCTAAATTAGCCGGTGGGGTAGCAGTTCTTTATGTTGGTGCAGCATCTGAAGTTGAAATGAAAGAAAAAAAAGATCGTGTAGATGATGCTTTAAATGCAACTAGGGCTGCAGTAGAAGAAGGAATAGTAGCAGGAGGTGGAGTAGCTTTAGTTCGTGCTATAAAATCTTTAGATCATACAACAGGAGATAATTCAGATCAAGATACTGGAATACAAATAGTTAGAAGATCTCTTGAAGAACCTTTACGTCAAATTGTAGCTAATGCAGGTGGAGAAGGTTCTGTAGTTGTTGCTAAAGTAGCAGAAGGAAAAGGCGATTTTGGATATGATGCTAAAATTGGTGAATATAAAAATATGATAGAAGAAGGAATTATAGACCCTACAAAAGTAGCTAGGGTTGCATTAGAAAATGCAGCTTCTGTATCAGGAATGTTATTAACTACTGAATGTGTTGTTACAGAAATAAAGAAAGACGAATCTAGTGTTACACCTCCAATGCCAGGAGCTGGAGGAGGTGGTATGGGAGGAATGATGTAA
- a CDS encoding KdsC family phosphatase gives MNKINTFIFDVDGVLTNCTLNLFPDGNMVRQMFVKDGYAMQLARKKGYNLCIITRGSDLMVFRRLRSLNIPYIYQGVDNKKKYLDEYCKILNITKKEILYMGDDIPDIEIMKSVALPCSPIDAVQEVKDISKYISPKKGGKGCVRDVIEQTLKIQKNWF, from the coding sequence ATGAATAAGATTAATACTTTCATATTTGACGTTGATGGAGTATTGACAAACTGTACTTTAAATTTATTTCCAGATGGGAATATGGTTAGGCAAATGTTTGTTAAAGATGGATATGCAATGCAATTGGCAAGAAAAAAAGGATATAATTTATGCATCATAACAAGGGGATCAGATTTAATGGTTTTTAGACGTTTAAGAAGTTTAAATATTCCTTATATTTATCAAGGAGTAGATAATAAAAAAAAATATTTAGATGAATATTGTAAAATTTTAAATATAACTAAAAAAGAAATTCTCTATATGGGAGATGATATTCCTGATATTGAGATTATGAAATCTGTAGCTTTACCTTGTTCTCCAATAGATGCAGTTCAAGAGGTCAAAGATATTTCTAAATATATTTCACCAAAAAAAGGAGGAAAAGGATGTGTAAGAGATGTTATTGAACAAACTTTGAAAATTCAGAAAAATTGGTTTTAA
- a CDS encoding DUF3276 family protein yields the protein MDEKENIKERNEICSRTLKTGSRTYFFDARETRAGDYYLTITESKKNFSETGEITYKKHKIYLYKEDFSKFQSILDDMIRFIINEKGREVISERHQKDFKNHTTYNQEIKDGQQKKTSDIKNFTNINFEDI from the coding sequence ATGGACGAAAAAGAAAATATAAAAGAAAGAAATGAAATTTGTTCACGAACTCTAAAAACTGGTAGTCGAACTTATTTTTTCGATGCAAGAGAAACAAGAGCTGGTGATTATTATTTGACTATAACTGAAAGTAAAAAAAATTTTTCTGAAACAGGAGAAATAACTTATAAAAAACATAAAATTTATTTATACAAAGAAGATTTTTCAAAATTTCAAAGTATACTTGATGATATGATTCGATTTATTATTAATGAAAAAGGAAGAGAGGTTATTTCAGAACGTCATCAAAAAGATTTTAAAAATCATACTACATATAATCAAGAAATTAAGGATGGACAACAAAAAAAAACATCGGATATAAAAAATTTTACAAATATTAATTTTGAAGATATTTAA
- a CDS encoding ABC transporter ATP-binding protein yields MGDLFAFSKRYCQKYKLRLCIGFLLILVSNILTLLPIPYIGKSVNTIKNLFTNFSNTSNSFSLKRDICIYTGIILIVPIIGGFVKYHMRQCIIITSRMIEFDIKNEIFSHYQKLSLSFYKNNSTGDLMNRLTEDVSFIRQYIGPGIMYFLNLIVLFFMVFMQMLRINKILTFYVILPIPILFISIYYISVFITNKSEEVQNFQSIICSFVQETFSGIHIIKSFVSESFFQEKHRKIILKYHKKNIELARIDTILSSIIIFFIGTCHLLILFFGSQKYFKGEIKEIGTIAEFFTYINVLIFPFIILGWVVSILERAKVSQIRISEFLKEKPKILNNNLINTKIFGTVKFKNVSFFYCQNNHKNNIKQENLNHTISKISFTLIKGKTLILTGETGSGKTTIGRLISRLYDPNQGEILIDNLSLRDHNLYDLRKSIGYVPQESFLFSDSIYNNIALGSLNKVTPCKVYDAAKIAMIENDILNFKNGYETIIGERGVTLSGGQKQRICIARAIIRNPKILIFDDSFSAIDQKTRKLIIHYIKEEMKYSTIIIITHDTSYISDFDLFIVLKNGKISKIKNYNISL; encoded by the coding sequence ATGGGTGATTTATTTGCTTTTAGCAAAAGATATTGTCAAAAGTACAAATTACGTTTGTGTATAGGATTTTTATTAATTTTAGTATCAAATATTTTAACTCTACTTCCTATTCCTTATATAGGTAAATCTGTTAATACCATAAAAAATCTATTTACGAACTTTTCAAATACATCAAATTCTTTTTCTTTAAAAAGAGATATTTGTATTTATACCGGTATTATATTGATAGTTCCAATTATAGGTGGATTTGTAAAATATCATATGCGACAATGTATAATTATTACGTCTAGAATGATAGAATTTGATATAAAAAATGAAATTTTTTCACATTATCAAAAATTAAGTTTGTCTTTTTATAAAAATAATTCTACAGGAGATTTGATGAACCGTCTTACAGAAGACGTTTCTTTTATAAGACAGTATATAGGTCCTGGAATAATGTATTTTTTGAATCTTATAGTTCTTTTTTTTATGGTTTTTATGCAAATGTTACGTATTAATAAAATACTGACTTTTTATGTTATTTTACCCATTCCTATTCTTTTTATTTCTATTTATTATATTAGCGTTTTTATTACTAATAAAAGTGAAGAAGTTCAAAATTTTCAGTCTATTATATGTTCTTTTGTACAAGAAACTTTTTCAGGAATTCATATTATTAAATCATTTGTATCAGAATCTTTTTTTCAAGAAAAACATAGGAAAATTATATTAAAATATCATAAAAAAAATATAGAATTAGCTAGAATTGATACTATATTATCTTCTATTATTATATTTTTCATAGGAACTTGTCATTTATTAATTCTTTTTTTCGGAAGTCAAAAATATTTTAAAGGAGAAATAAAAGAAATTGGAACTATTGCTGAATTTTTTACATATATAAATGTTTTAATTTTTCCTTTTATTATATTAGGATGGGTGGTTTCTATTTTAGAAAGAGCTAAAGTTTCGCAAATTCGTATTAGTGAATTTTTGAAAGAGAAACCTAAAATATTGAATAATAATTTGATAAATACAAAAATTTTTGGAACAGTTAAATTTAAAAATGTGAGTTTTTTCTATTGTCAGAATAATCATAAAAATAATATAAAACAAGAAAATCTAAATCATACAATTAGTAAAATATCATTTACTTTAATAAAAGGAAAAACTTTAATTTTGACAGGAGAAACAGGATCAGGAAAAACAACTATAGGTAGATTAATATCCCGTTTATATGATCCGAATCAAGGAGAGATTTTAATAGATAATTTATCTTTAAGAGATCATAATTTATATGATTTAAGGAAAAGCATTGGTTATGTCCCTCAAGAGTCTTTTCTTTTTTCAGATTCTATTTATAATAATATAGCTTTAGGAAGTCTGAATAAAGTTACTCCATGTAAAGTATATGATGCTGCTAAGATTGCTATGATAGAAAATGATATTTTAAATTTTAAAAATGGATATGAAACAATTATAGGGGAAAGAGGAGTTACTTTATCTGGAGGGCAAAAACAAAGAATATGTATAGCTAGAGCTATCATAAGAAATCCAAAAATTCTTATATTTGATGATAGTTTTTCTGCTATAGATCAAAAAACTAGGAAATTAATTATTCATTATATTAAAGAGGAAATGAAATATAGTACTATTATTATTATAACTCATGATACTTCTTATATTTCTGATTTTGATTTGTTTATTGTGTTAAAAAATGGAAAAATATCAAAAATAAAAAATTATAATATTTCTTTATAA
- the nusB gene encoding transcription antitermination factor NusB: MDSNKVEENMLKNIETLHILYIFFLNLILKIRENAIKNNNNKTDIIQKFACNSVIKILSKNKYLIEEYRSTKNSGKILWNQQDEYIFILLQEMQKSNFFSKFYKKDCSSFEEEKRFLIKYYKNFIIPNKKLIEYIEDLYYFNGEEDLYLAHNMVCKTLRFINHSTPHNFKLYNIYKNNENKKFVINLYRNTIFHKEEFNNLINDTSNNWDIKRIAIIDLIILQMAICEFLYFPNIPPKATMNEYIEITKIFCMEKSKIFINGILDQIFKFLYKKNKIFKIGKGLM, encoded by the coding sequence ATGGATTCAAATAAAGTTGAAGAAAATATGCTTAAAAATATTGAAACATTGCATATTCTATATATCTTTTTTCTAAATTTAATTTTAAAAATTAGAGAAAATGCTATAAAAAATAATAATAATAAAACAGACATAATACAAAAGTTTGCATGTAATTCAGTAATAAAAATACTATCTAAAAATAAATATTTAATAGAGGAATATCGTTCTACAAAAAATTCTGGAAAAATTTTATGGAATCAACAGGACGAATATATTTTTATTTTATTACAAGAAATGCAAAAATCAAACTTTTTCAGTAAATTTTATAAAAAAGACTGTTCTTCTTTTGAAGAGGAAAAAAGATTTCTAATAAAATATTATAAAAATTTTATTATTCCAAATAAAAAATTAATAGAATATATAGAAGATTTATATTATTTTAATGGAGAAGAAGATTTATACTTAGCTCATAATATGGTATGCAAAACTTTACGATTTATTAATCATTCCACTCCTCATAATTTTAAATTATATAATATTTACAAAAATAATGAAAATAAAAAATTTGTCATCAATTTATATCGAAATACAATTTTTCATAAAGAAGAATTCAATAACTTAATTAATGATACATCAAATAATTGGGATATAAAAAGAATAGCAATTATAGATTTAATTATATTGCAAATGGCTATTTGCGAATTTTTATATTTTCCAAATATCCCTCCTAAAGCAACTATGAATGAATATATTGAAATTACAAAAATTTTTTGTATGGAAAAAAGTAAAATTTTTATTAATGGTATATTAGATCAAATATTTAAATTTTTATACAAAAAAAATAAAATATTCAAAATAGGAAAAGGACTTATGTAA
- the yajC gene encoding preprotein translocase subunit YajC: MFFSLQQNSIASTIWMFVLIFIIFYFFMIRPQIKKQKIEKKFQENLQIGNYIVTNSGMHGKIIDITDHFCILETITGKVKLEKNTISKELTQLRYNNSNNNNIINYDKKNKE; this comes from the coding sequence ATGTTTTTTTCATTACAACAAAATTCTATTGCAAGCACTATTTGGATGTTTGTATTGATTTTCATTATATTTTATTTTTTTATGATCCGTCCTCAAATAAAAAAACAAAAAATTGAAAAAAAGTTTCAAGAAAATTTACAAATAGGAAATTATATAGTAACAAATTCAGGAATGCATGGTAAAATTATAGATATTACAGATCATTTTTGTATACTAGAAACTATTACAGGAAAAGTAAAACTTGAAAAAAATACAATTTCAAAAGAATTAACTCAATTACGTTATAATAATAGTAACAATAATAATATTATAAATTATGATAAAAAAAATAAAGAATAG
- a CDS encoding dephospho-CoA kinase, translated as MIKKIKNRKIKLIGITGKMGSGKSLFSSFFKKKGIPVYYSDKRGKVLMNKIEIIKQNIIKYFGKNSYQKNKINKTHLSKIVFQNSMALKLLCHIVHPWMLLDFKQWMSSIIKKKLFM; from the coding sequence ATGATAAAAAAAATAAAGAATAGGAAAATAAAATTGATAGGAATAACGGGAAAAATGGGATCTGGAAAAAGTTTATTTTCTTCTTTCTTTAAAAAAAAAGGAATTCCGGTTTATTATTCAGATAAAAGAGGGAAAGTATTGATGAATAAAATAGAAATCATAAAACAAAACATTATAAAATATTTTGGAAAAAATTCTTATCAAAAAAATAAAATAAATAAAACTCATCTATCTAAAATTGTATTTCAAAATTCTATGGCATTAAAATTATTATGTCATATTGTACATCCATGGATGTTACTTGATTTTAAACAGTGGATGTCTTCTATAATAAAAAAAAAACTATTTATGTAA
- a CDS encoding dephospho-CoA kinase — MDVFYNKKKTIYVIKESAILFESKNYKECDFIISIISKKINMIERIIKRDNLNENQIIDRLKNQISNKKRKKKSNFIIQNDLSTYHLQQEADRIHQLLKTLIIT, encoded by the coding sequence GTGGATGTCTTCTATAATAAAAAAAAAACTATTTATGTAATAAAGGAATCGGCTATATTATTTGAAAGTAAAAATTATAAAGAATGTGATTTCATTATAAGTATAATTTCAAAAAAAATAAATATGATCGAAAGAATAATAAAAAGAGATAATTTAAATGAAAATCAAATTATAGATCGTTTAAAAAATCAAATATCTAATAAAAAAAGAAAAAAAAAATCAAATTTTATAATTCAAAATGATTTATCCACATACCATTTACAACAAGAAGCAGATAGAATACATCAACTATTAAAAACATTAATTATAACATAA
- a CDS encoding zinc metallopeptidase: protein MNYYFIVGTIFLVSVIVNAILKNKFRIYSKLYLHSHMSGKEIAEKMLTDHGIYDVNVLSVEGELTDHYNPINKTINLSEKVYNDRTAASVAVAAHECGHALQHRLGYNLLKLRNHLVPILNFSSKFINIAIMSGLTIFYSSGGKDSLILKFGIGLFFLVVIFSFLTLPIEFDASNRALTWLRNKNVVNYQEYHKAKESLNWAAMTYVISALGSLAQLIYFLSFLTGKKDE from the coding sequence ATGAATTACTATTTCATTGTAGGAACTATTTTTTTAGTTAGTGTTATTGTTAATGCAATATTAAAAAATAAGTTTAGAATTTATTCTAAACTTTATTTACATTCACATATGAGTGGAAAAGAAATAGCAGAAAAAATGTTAACAGACCATGGTATATATGATGTTAATGTTCTTTCTGTTGAAGGAGAATTGACTGATCATTATAATCCTATAAATAAAACAATTAATTTAAGTGAAAAAGTTTATAACGATAGAACGGCAGCTTCAGTTGCAGTGGCCGCTCATGAGTGTGGTCATGCATTGCAACATAGATTAGGTTATAATCTATTAAAATTACGAAATCATTTAGTTCCTATTCTAAATTTTAGTTCGAAATTTATTAATATAGCAATTATGTCTGGATTAACTATTTTTTATAGTTCAGGAGGAAAAGATTCTTTAATTCTAAAATTTGGGATAGGATTATTTTTTTTAGTTGTAATTTTTTCTTTTCTCACATTACCCATAGAATTTGACGCAAGTAATAGAGCGTTAACTTGGTTACGAAATAAAAATGTGGTAAATTATCAAGAATATCATAAAGCAAAAGAATCACTAAACTGGGCGGCAATGACTTACGTTATTTCTGCTTTGGGAAGTTTGGCTCAATTAATATATTTTTTATCTTTTTTAACTGGAAAAAAAGATGAATAG
- a CDS encoding NAD(P)/FAD-dependent oxidoreductase, translated as MNIPRVNSLKRVVIIGAGFAGLQVAKKLRRDKFQVVLIDKNNYHTFQPLLYQVATAGLEPDSIAHSIRNIIKKTKNFFFRLAIVHYINTKKQKIYTNVGYISYDYLVIATGSVTNYFGNKNIESFALPMKSIPEALNLRSLILQDFESALLTKNEKEKERLMTFVIVGGGPTGVELAGALAEMKKYVLPHDYPDLDIQYMNIHLLQATSRLLDGMSEQSAKQAYKNLKELGVIIWLNCLVKDYNGEIVFMEKNKKIESSNVIWAAGVKGSIIKGFLKEDIEGNRILVDNNLKTIRYKNIFAIGDVASMKKNKHYPNGHPMIAQPAIQQGNYLAKNLNCFLDYSNIKPFVYKNLGSMATIGRNKAVCDFPYLKLKGFLAWIVWMFVHLVNLVGFRNRAIALTNWIIQYFHYNKSVRLIIRPFHRKKKII; from the coding sequence ATGAATATACCAAGAGTAAACAGTCTAAAAAGAGTCGTTATTATTGGTGCTGGATTTGCCGGATTACAAGTAGCAAAAAAATTAAGAAGAGACAAATTTCAAGTGGTTCTTATAGATAAAAATAATTATCATACTTTCCAACCTTTATTATATCAAGTGGCTACAGCAGGTTTAGAACCAGATTCAATAGCACATTCTATTAGAAATATTATTAAAAAAACAAAAAATTTTTTTTTCAGATTAGCTATCGTTCATTATATCAATACAAAAAAACAAAAAATATACACAAATGTAGGATATATATCCTATGACTATTTAGTTATAGCTACAGGATCTGTTACTAATTATTTTGGAAATAAAAATATCGAGTCTTTTGCTTTACCTATGAAATCTATTCCAGAAGCTTTAAATTTAAGAAGTCTAATTTTACAAGATTTTGAATCTGCTTTATTAACAAAAAATGAAAAGGAAAAAGAAAGACTTATGACTTTTGTCATTGTAGGAGGAGGGCCAACGGGAGTTGAATTAGCTGGAGCTTTAGCTGAAATGAAAAAATATGTATTACCACATGATTATCCAGATTTAGATATACAATATATGAATATTCATTTATTACAAGCTACTTCTAGATTATTGGATGGAATGTCTGAACAATCAGCTAAACAAGCTTATAAAAATTTGAAAGAATTAGGTGTTATAATTTGGTTGAATTGTTTAGTGAAAGATTATAATGGGGAAATAGTTTTTATGGAAAAAAATAAAAAGATAGAATCTTCTAACGTGATATGGGCGGCAGGAGTAAAAGGTTCTATTATAAAGGGATTTTTAAAAGAAGATATAGAGGGTAATAGAATTTTAGTAGATAATAATCTTAAAACTATTAGATATAAAAATATTTTTGCGATTGGTGATGTCGCTTCTATGAAGAAAAACAAACATTATCCTAATGGTCATCCTATGATAGCTCAACCTGCTATACAACAAGGTAATTATTTAGCTAAAAATTTGAATTGTTTTTTAGATTATTCAAATATAAAACCTTTTGTTTATAAAAATTTAGGTTCTATGGCTACCATTGGGAGAAATAAAGCAGTATGTGATTTTCCCTATTTAAAATTAAAAGGTTTTTTAGCATGGATTGTTTGGATGTTTGTTCATTTAGTCAATTTAGTAGGGTTCAGAAATCGAGCAATAGCTTTAACAAATTGGATAATTCAATATTTTCATTATAATAAAAGTGTACGTCTAATTATAAGGCCATTTCATAGAAAAAAAAAAATTATTTAA
- a CDS encoding chorismate-binding protein — MLIEKISPYSLYKKIIKNYSKHNNFVIFKKPYDKKVFFYSHHHSVGEELFLIKNFNHDYTVKIYPKKIYYVYIQEFQRKKNKYPIFYEKNSSFLTYSFEYKNLIKKAIENIKKGFFKKAVLSRSIKIPFRNFDFKNTFIKLIYSYPNAFINLWYDLHHGFWIGCTPELLMKCHNKKLKISALAGTIWGSNNWKKKEIKEHKIVIKYILDLLKSYKDKGTFFIKKTKIIKIGHLKHLETSIFFSFYEGPDYYEILNRLHPTPSICGFPKKESLDFIHKNEGYQRNFYTGYIGIVNKKKMELYLNLRCLRIKEDKKEITLYAGSGITIDSNIDQEYIETENKMKNILSQLIFK; from the coding sequence ATGTTAATAGAAAAAATTAGTCCTTATTCTTTATATAAAAAAATTATAAAAAATTATTCTAAACACAATAATTTTGTTATTTTTAAAAAACCTTATGATAAAAAAGTATTTTTTTATTCACACCATCATTCTGTTGGGGAAGAATTATTTTTAATAAAAAACTTTAATCACGATTATACCGTAAAAATATATCCAAAAAAAATTTATTATGTGTATATACAAGAATTTCAGAGAAAAAAAAATAAATATCCTATATTTTATGAAAAAAATTCTTCCTTTTTAACGTATTCTTTCGAATATAAAAATTTAATAAAAAAAGCTATTGAAAATATAAAAAAAGGATTTTTTAAAAAAGCGGTTTTATCCAGATCTATAAAAATTCCTTTTCGAAATTTTGATTTCAAAAACACATTTATAAAATTAATTTATTCTTATCCAAATGCTTTTATTAATCTTTGGTACGATTTACATCATGGATTTTGGATAGGGTGTACTCCAGAACTTTTAATGAAATGTCATAATAAAAAATTGAAAATTTCAGCTTTAGCAGGAACTATTTGGGGATCTAATAATTGGAAAAAAAAAGAAATAAAAGAACATAAAATTGTAATAAAATATATTCTTGACTTATTAAAATCATATAAAGATAAAGGTACTTTTTTTATAAAAAAAACTAAAATTATAAAAATAGGACATTTAAAACATTTAGAAACTTCAATTTTTTTTTCTTTTTATGAGGGACCTGATTATTATGAAATATTAAATCGCTTACACCCAACTCCTTCTATATGTGGTTTTCCAAAAAAAGAATCTTTAGATTTTATTCATAAAAATGAAGGATATCAAAGAAATTTTTATACAGGATATATTGGAATAGTTAATAAAAAAAAGATGGAGTTATATCTTAATTTAAGATGTCTAAGAATTAAAGAAGATAAAAAAGAAATAACTTTATATGCAGGGAGTGGAATTACCATAGATAGCAACATAGATCAAGAGTATATAGAAACAGAAAATAAAATGAAAAATATTCTTTCTCAACTTATTTTTAAATAA
- a CDS encoding hotdog fold thioesterase, with the protein MMKIIQKLLNELNDLKKNTLINIMQIQFIFLSKKLDTLIAKMPINHKVCQPFGYLHGGATMILAESVGSSISFINIKNERKNIFSIEISANHVRSIKKGILLAKAQIVHKGNTLHFIQVHVYDEKKNIISFCKLTNIIIPKK; encoded by the coding sequence ATGATGAAAATAATTCAAAAATTATTAAATGAATTAAATGATTTAAAAAAAAACACATTGATAAACATAATGCAAATTCAATTTATTTTTTTATCCAAAAAATTGGACACGTTGATAGCGAAAATGCCCATAAATCATAAGGTTTGTCAACCTTTTGGTTATCTACATGGAGGAGCTACTATGATTTTAGCTGAAAGTGTTGGAAGTTCTATTTCTTTTATAAATATTAAAAATGAAAGAAAAAATATTTTTAGTATTGAAATTTCTGCAAATCACGTTAGATCCATAAAAAAAGGAATTTTATTGGCCAAAGCTCAAATTGTTCATAAAGGAAATACTTTACATTTTATTCAAGTTCATGTTTACGATGAAAAAAAAAATATTATTAGTTTTTGTAAACTAACTAATATTATAATTCCTAAAAAATAA